CCTGTCCATGAACCAGTTCTCCGCGGCCTTCCGTTCGGAAGAGACGCGCCGGCTCATCTACGACGAGCACCGGCTGGCCGGCAGCCGCGGCGTGCGCGGCGTGCCCACGCTGGTGATTGGCGGCCGGTGGATGCTGTGCGGCCTGCGCGAGCTGTCCGAGTACCGCGAGCACATCCTCGCGTGCCTGGGCAAGGTCGCCGTGCCCCGCTCGGGTTCCTCCGAGCGGCTGGTGCACTGAAGTCCCCCGCGCGCCTTCGCTTTCGTTTCGCGAAGGCGCGCTTCCCGCGGCTCTCAGCCCGGGAAGGACTCCGAGGCGTCGTCGCTCGGGGAGCGCAGGGCCAGGAACATCCCCGCGATGAGCAGTTGGGCCAGCGCCATGCCGGGGATGAAGCCCACGCAGCACGCGAAGACGCCCGCCAGCATGACGGCTCCCCCCGCGAACCCCACGCCCAGGATGCCCAGGCGCTGCCCCCGCGCGGCCTCCCAGCTGCGGCGCAGCACCTCCCAGGGCGAGGGCGGCGCGTCGTCGTACGCGAGCTCCGGCTGGACCAGGTACAGCGGCAGCGCCAGGTACACGATGGGCCCCACCAGCACCAGGAACCCCAGCCCCATCACGCCGAGGATGGGCACCAGCGCATTCCAGACTTCGTCCGATGAGGAGTTCAGGTCCACGCCGCTCAGTAAGCCCGTGCCCACGAGCGCGAGGAAGCCCAGGGAGAACAGCAGGGCCAGCGGCACCAGCACGATGACGAAGACGAGGAGCATCGTCAGCGCGTAGGGCACCGCCTTGTGCATCTGGCTGAAGAGGCGCGCCACGTCCGCGCGGCCGCCGTGCAGCACGTCGAAGCACACGCGCAAGAGGCCCAGCTGCACCAGGCCCTGCACCAGCTGCTGCGCCACGAGCCCCACCACGC
This DNA window, taken from Corallococcus coralloides DSM 2259, encodes the following:
- a CDS encoding DUF975 family protein — its product is MSDVDFGRAMGASCALHPGREATGTCARCGNFTCDTCSQDGASPRCPTCRERSGATFPLSRETWNFSNLWDVCWAAFQREWGMLSLAVLVYLGVSFGAQLLINVATGIGTAVDSAALAVVLSVVGLVAQQLVQGLVQLGLLRVCFDVLHGGRADVARLFSQMHKAVPYALTMLLVFVIVLVPLALLFSLGFLALVGTGLLSGVDLNSSSDEVWNALVPILGVMGLGFLVLVGPIVYLALPLYLVQPELAYDDAPPSPWEVLRRSWEAARGQRLGILGVGFAGGAVMLAGVFACCVGFIPGMALAQLLIAGMFLALRSPSDDASESFPG